One part of the Actinotignum schaalii genome encodes these proteins:
- a CDS encoding DUF3710 domain-containing protein, with protein sequence MAWFSRRKKNEAPASQLDERDEAGQDLAADNSGVAEGAGVGGSADAAAGVKERGPYDESEAPENPALIDGGALRLPILPDATMQFSVDRERQVVLGVVYMMGDSAVQLQVFAAPKSTSLWEDIRVEVISSIANQGGRFQEAEGEYGPEIQAQMPAENGRVPVRFIGIDGPRWLLRVAVTGRGAVDPARGTEVLHRVLDDLVVVRGTQAIPPRELLPLALPQQGEPEPETPDTGIELPKRGPEIQEIR encoded by the coding sequence ATGGCATGGTTCTCACGGCGGAAGAAAAACGAGGCCCCGGCATCGCAGCTGGACGAACGTGACGAAGCCGGCCAGGACCTCGCCGCGGATAACTCGGGTGTGGCGGAGGGCGCAGGCGTTGGCGGTAGTGCAGATGCCGCGGCCGGCGTCAAGGAACGCGGCCCTTACGATGAATCGGAGGCCCCGGAGAATCCCGCTCTTATTGACGGCGGGGCTCTGCGCTTGCCGATCCTGCCCGATGCCACCATGCAATTCTCGGTGGATCGTGAACGCCAGGTCGTGCTCGGCGTGGTTTACATGATGGGTGATTCCGCGGTGCAATTACAGGTTTTCGCCGCCCCGAAATCCACCAGCCTGTGGGAGGACATCCGCGTAGAAGTCATCTCCTCCATTGCTAACCAGGGTGGGCGCTTCCAGGAAGCCGAAGGGGAGTACGGCCCCGAAATCCAAGCCCAGATGCCCGCGGAGAACGGCCGGGTGCCGGTGCGCTTTATCGGTATTGACGGCCCGCGCTGGCTGCTGCGGGTAGCCGTGACCGGGCGCGGGGCGGTAGACCCGGCCCGTGGCACCGAAGTACTCCACCGGGTTCTCGATGATCTGGTGGTGGTGCGCGGTACCCAGGCTATCCCGCCGCGCGAATTGCTTCCCCTTGCCCTTCCCCAGCAGGGTGAGCCGGAACCCGAAACGCCCGATACCGGTATTGAACTGCCCAAGCGCGGCCCGGAAATCCAAGAGATCCGCTAG
- the sepH gene encoding septation protein SepH: MKKLELLGLQPDGHNLTLNDEEGNRYLLPVTDDLRAALRKDPHPSAPDEEITPMGPREIQALVRAGRTVDDISEMAALPPSRISALAHPIIAERNYTAAQARNYTLGRDVGGFTVEELVTSRLVARDVDTASITWDAVREAGQPWALIVRFISAGREHEARWFIDTDRHTLQARNDEASWLSETSLTADAGPWRPDHTPAVVPGSADPVFSGTTTPAAVPAAVASPAAALPNALDTPPARASIDEVLASLDSQRGKSRPMPDADHDIDPDEWDGAHRAPEDEEELRAPATIVSLPSREGQLPGQRALLEPEELAPAPVLRPASGSGAGAGSDAGAGAVSGAGAEPSGTDAASGTATETPAPAPAPTAASAPVPDKTAPTSAPAKAAPAATEARRGRKRTDRPTMPSWDEIVFGKKD, translated from the coding sequence ATGAAAAAGCTGGAGCTGCTCGGCTTGCAACCCGACGGTCACAACCTCACGCTTAATGATGAGGAGGGCAATCGCTACCTGCTGCCCGTCACCGATGATCTGCGGGCGGCCCTGCGTAAGGATCCCCATCCCAGCGCTCCGGATGAGGAGATCACTCCGATGGGGCCGCGTGAAATCCAAGCTTTGGTGCGGGCCGGCCGCACTGTTGACGATATTTCCGAGATGGCCGCGCTGCCTCCTTCGCGTATCTCCGCCCTGGCTCACCCTATTATTGCGGAGCGTAACTACACCGCCGCGCAAGCCCGGAACTACACTCTCGGGCGCGATGTGGGAGGTTTCACAGTTGAAGAACTCGTCACATCGCGGCTGGTTGCCCGCGATGTGGATACCGCGTCGATTACGTGGGATGCGGTGCGCGAGGCCGGGCAGCCCTGGGCGCTGATTGTGCGGTTTATCTCCGCCGGCCGCGAGCACGAGGCCCGCTGGTTCATTGATACGGATCGCCACACTCTCCAGGCCCGCAATGATGAGGCGTCCTGGCTCTCGGAAACGTCCCTCACGGCCGATGCCGGCCCGTGGCGCCCGGATCATACCCCCGCGGTGGTGCCGGGCAGCGCGGATCCTGTTTTTTCCGGTACGACGACGCCCGCGGCGGTTCCCGCCGCGGTGGCCTCCCCGGCGGCGGCCCTCCCGAACGCGCTGGATACTCCCCCGGCGCGTGCCTCTATTGATGAGGTGCTGGCCTCGCTGGATTCTCAGCGTGGTAAGTCACGGCCCATGCCAGATGCCGATCATGATATTGATCCCGATGAATGGGATGGTGCGCATCGGGCTCCCGAGGATGAGGAGGAGCTGCGGGCTCCGGCCACCATTGTTTCCCTGCCCTCGCGCGAGGGGCAGCTGCCCGGCCAGCGGGCGCTGCTGGAGCCGGAGGAGCTGGCGCCGGCCCCGGTGCTTCGCCCGGCTTCCGGTTCGGGTGCGGGTGCTGGTTCTGACGCGGGTGCTGGGGCGGTCTCCGGTGCAGGAGCGGAACCGAGCGGTACGGATGCGGCTAGTGGTACAGCAACGGAGACTCCGGCTCCCGCGCCGGCACCCACGGCAGCCTCCGCACCGGTTCCCGATAAAACGGCCCCGACTAGCGCGCCGGCGAAAGCCGCTCCGGCAGCTACCGAGGCGCGGCGGGGGCGCAAGCGTACGGATCGGCCCACTATGCCGTCCTGGGATGAGATCGTCTTCGGTAAAAAGGACTAG
- a CDS encoding alkaline phosphatase family protein, whose translation MTELPVLPAERSLRAVLGECLAACGVLPETEYAAAETERAVLAPAESAGAPETALAVLPETARAGVLDLPRVSRVCLVLVDGLGAENLAARIGHAPTLRALTAREPLTSTAPSTTAAALTTLGTGELPGRTSMLSYSLRSPRTGRNFSLISWENSGLDPEEWQRVPTWAQRLEAARPGIAKQLGAIQDPDHIGSGLTRAAWRGFTAIGGPALDDRVHLAARFLCEGGRFAYLYWGDVDHRGHRWGATSEEWTMALEDLDAGIRLLTRLLPPDTLLVLTADHGMVDPSERIDVATTPALSEGVDLYSGEERAVHLYTREPEAVAARWRDYLGERSWIYTKEEAIATGMFGPVTAQAREAMGDVLAFQRGRLSVVHTGQMQPGATFMRGVHGSLTPTEMLIPLLLELK comes from the coding sequence ATGACTGAGCTTCCTGTGCTGCCTGCCGAGCGCTCGCTGCGCGCCGTCCTGGGTGAATGTTTAGCCGCCTGCGGGGTGCTACCCGAAACGGAATACGCGGCGGCGGAAACGGAGCGGGCGGTGCTGGCCCCGGCGGAGAGTGCGGGTGCGCCCGAAACGGCGCTGGCTGTGCTGCCCGAAACGGCGCGGGCGGGCGTGCTGGATCTGCCGCGTGTCAGCCGGGTCTGCCTCGTCCTCGTGGATGGGTTAGGGGCGGAAAACTTGGCGGCGCGCATTGGCCACGCACCCACCCTGCGGGCTCTCACCGCGCGCGAACCGCTCACCTCCACCGCGCCATCCACCACTGCCGCGGCTCTCACCACCCTGGGCACCGGGGAACTCCCCGGGCGCACCTCGATGCTGTCTTACTCCCTGCGTTCCCCGCGCACCGGCCGCAATTTCTCCCTGATTAGCTGGGAGAATAGCGGGCTCGATCCAGAAGAATGGCAGCGGGTTCCCACCTGGGCGCAGCGCCTGGAAGCCGCCCGGCCCGGCATAGCCAAGCAGCTAGGAGCCATCCAAGATCCGGACCATATCGGCTCGGGGCTGACCCGGGCCGCTTGGCGTGGCTTTACCGCGATCGGAGGCCCGGCCCTCGATGACCGGGTGCACCTAGCCGCGCGTTTTCTGTGCGAGGGCGGGCGTTTCGCCTACCTGTACTGGGGGGACGTCGATCACCGCGGGCATCGCTGGGGTGCCACTAGCGAGGAATGGACCATGGCGCTCGAAGATCTGGATGCCGGTATCCGCTTGCTCACCCGGCTGCTCCCTCCGGATACCCTGCTGGTCCTCACCGCTGATCACGGCATGGTCGATCCGAGCGAACGCATCGATGTGGCCACCACGCCGGCTCTGAGCGAGGGCGTGGACCTGTACTCCGGGGAGGAACGCGCGGTGCATCTTTACACTCGGGAACCGGAAGCGGTGGCGGCACGCTGGCGGGACTACCTGGGGGAGCGCTCCTGGATCTACACCAAAGAGGAAGCCATCGCCACCGGCATGTTCGGGCCGGTTACCGCGCAGGCACGCGAAGCCATGGGGGATGTGCTCGCTTTCCAGCGTGGCCGCCTGAGCGTGGTCCACACCGGGCAGATGCAGCCGGGCGCCACCTTTATGCGCGGGGTCCACGGTTCGCTTACCCCCACGGAAATGCTGATCCCCCTGCTCCTGGAGCTTAAGTAG
- a CDS encoding potassium channel family protein — MNILIIGAGAVGVSVARELLKSEHSISIVDKKPSAMRISSASDADWHLADACEVPALREAGAAEADIIVCATGDDKVNLVVSLLAKTEFGIARTIARVNNPRNEWLFTDAWGVDVTVSTPRIMASLVEDAVSDGSLTQVMRFHRSGASLWQVSVSAEAPVVGSAISDIELPAGVAINAIIRDGVPLTADADLIVDVDDQVLLIDGGDDVNMSALKNYFRPRPVAPAQDADGESAADSEGSR, encoded by the coding sequence GTGAATATTCTCATTATTGGGGCCGGCGCGGTTGGGGTGTCGGTGGCCCGCGAACTCCTCAAATCTGAGCATTCCATTTCGATTGTGGATAAGAAGCCGTCCGCTATGCGTATTTCGAGCGCGTCGGATGCGGATTGGCACCTGGCCGATGCCTGCGAAGTTCCCGCGCTGCGCGAGGCGGGCGCGGCGGAGGCGGATATTATCGTCTGCGCCACCGGGGATGACAAAGTGAATCTGGTGGTGTCTTTGCTGGCGAAAACCGAGTTCGGGATCGCCCGCACCATCGCGCGCGTGAATAACCCGCGTAATGAATGGCTTTTCACCGATGCTTGGGGTGTGGACGTAACCGTGTCCACCCCGCGGATTATGGCTTCCCTCGTGGAGGATGCGGTCTCGGATGGCTCCCTCACCCAGGTCATGCGGTTCCACCGCAGCGGTGCGAGCCTGTGGCAGGTTTCGGTATCCGCCGAGGCCCCGGTGGTGGGCAGCGCCATCAGCGATATTGAACTTCCCGCCGGGGTCGCCATTAACGCTATTATTCGCGACGGCGTGCCGCTGACCGCCGATGCCGATCTCATCGTGGATGTGGATGACCAGGTGCTTCTCATTGACGGCGGGGACGATGTGAATATGTCCGCCCTCAAGAACTATTTCCGGCCCCGCCCGGTGGCTCCCGCTCAGGATGCGGACGGGGAATCCGCCGCGGATTCGGAAGGTTCCAGGTAG
- a CDS encoding potassium channel family protein yields MGCGRVGAALALSLSAIGHSVAIIDQDAEAFRKLPEDFPGQQITGVGFDRDVLARANIDDAAGFAAVSSGDNSNIIAARVARETFGLTNVVARVYDPTRAIIYERLGIATVAPVRWTADRVLRELIPLGPHHEFRDPLARISLIEVAVDRRWFGRTVADVEEETGARVAYIIRSLAGLLPHSDTVIQDGDTLKVLVASENASGVQHVLLKSEGAQ; encoded by the coding sequence ATGGGATGCGGACGCGTGGGTGCCGCGCTGGCGCTCTCGCTTTCCGCCATCGGCCATTCGGTGGCCATTATCGACCAGGACGCCGAAGCTTTCCGCAAGCTCCCCGAGGATTTCCCGGGGCAGCAGATCACCGGCGTAGGTTTCGACCGCGATGTGTTGGCGCGCGCGAATATCGACGACGCCGCCGGCTTCGCCGCCGTTTCCTCGGGCGATAATTCGAATATCATCGCCGCCCGGGTGGCGCGCGAAACTTTCGGGCTCACCAATGTGGTGGCGCGTGTCTACGATCCGACCCGCGCGATTATCTATGAACGGCTCGGGATCGCCACGGTGGCCCCGGTGCGCTGGACGGCGGACCGGGTGCTACGCGAGCTCATCCCGCTGGGCCCCCACCACGAATTCCGCGATCCCCTCGCCCGAATTTCCCTTATTGAAGTGGCGGTGGATCGGCGCTGGTTCGGGCGCACCGTGGCGGATGTGGAAGAGGAAACCGGGGCGCGGGTCGCCTATATTATCCGCAGCCTGGCCGGGCTCCTCCCCCATAGTGACACCGTGATCCAGGACGGGGACACCCTCAAAGTGCTCGTCGCTTCCGAGAATGCCTCCGGCGTGCAACATGTGCTGCTCAAATCGGAAGGTGCGCAGTGA
- a CDS encoding DUF3159 domain-containing protein yields the protein MDTTTPGGGLRAVLGEEFDAWKAIGGVRGVIEANVPALVFVIIYLATRNIPLAVLVPLGMAVLAILVRLIQRIDVMPALGGLFVVGISAFFAWRSGRAETYFLPGFLTNAAYAVGVTISLLIRRPIMGYIIGMLRGDIASWRSATHPAARLTYRRYTRITWLWLAMFAGRVVVQLPFFISGNTAALGVIKIIAGPVLFCLILWATWLLVRGLPPASSYLEPSESAADSPSAS from the coding sequence ATGGATACCACCACACCCGGCGGCGGCCTACGCGCGGTGCTCGGGGAAGAATTCGACGCCTGGAAAGCTATCGGCGGAGTACGCGGCGTTATCGAAGCCAATGTTCCCGCCCTCGTTTTTGTCATTATTTATTTAGCCACCCGCAATATTCCCCTGGCGGTGCTCGTGCCCCTGGGCATGGCGGTCCTGGCTATCCTGGTGCGGCTCATCCAACGCATCGACGTGATGCCGGCCCTCGGCGGGCTCTTCGTGGTGGGAATCTCCGCCTTCTTCGCCTGGCGATCCGGGCGCGCGGAAACCTATTTCCTGCCCGGCTTCCTCACCAACGCCGCCTACGCGGTAGGAGTAACGATTTCCCTCCTCATCCGGCGGCCCATTATGGGCTATATCATCGGGATGCTGCGCGGGGATATTGCCAGCTGGCGCAGTGCCACCCACCCGGCCGCCCGGCTCACCTACCGGCGCTACACCCGCATTACGTGGCTGTGGCTCGCCATGTTCGCTGGCCGCGTCGTCGTACAACTACCCTTCTTTATCAGCGGTAATACCGCGGCGCTGGGAGTCATCAAAATTATTGCCGGGCCGGTGCTGTTCTGCCTGATCCTGTGGGCCACCTGGCTGCTAGTACGCGGCCTGCCGCCCGCGAGCAGCTACCTGGAACCTTCCGAATCCGCGGCGGATTCCCCGTCCGCATCCTGA
- a CDS encoding DUF4193 domain-containing protein yields MATDYDAPRKQDEELREDSFEQLAGRRSDQQSGAVDEDEVEAAEGFELPGADLSNVELSVNVIPAQDDEFTCSQCFLVHHRSQLDHVEDGLPVCVDCAG; encoded by the coding sequence ATGGCAACAGATTACGATGCTCCGCGCAAGCAAGACGAGGAGCTCCGCGAGGATTCCTTCGAGCAGCTCGCCGGGCGGCGCTCGGACCAGCAATCCGGCGCGGTTGACGAGGATGAGGTCGAAGCGGCCGAGGGCTTTGAGCTGCCCGGCGCGGACCTGTCTAATGTTGAGCTATCCGTCAATGTGATTCCGGCTCAGGATGATGAATTCACCTGCTCGCAGTGCTTCCTGGTTCACCACCGCTCCCAATTGGATCACGTGGAAGATGGTCTGCCCGTTTGCGTGGATTGCGCGGGCTAG
- a CDS encoding DNA gyrase/topoisomerase IV subunit A produces the protein MPKNTSPAEHIVDINVSEEMRTSFLEYSYSVIYARALPDARDGLKPVQRRILFQMGQMGLRPDRAHVKSSRVVGDVMGRLHPHGDTAIYDAMVRLAQPFTMRLPLVDGHGNFGSLDDGPAASRYTEARLAAPAMAMISSLDEDVVDMVPNYDNTLQQPEVLPAAIPNLLVNGSSGIAVGMATNIPPHNLIEVINGAKHLLRHPDASLEDIMRFIPGPDLPEGGKIIGLDGIREAYETGRGIFRTRATARIEKISARKRGIVITELPYLVGPEKIIDKLKDAVNAKKIQGVSGVQNLTDRHHGMRLVVEVKNGFHPEAVLAQLYQHTPLEDSFGINNVALVDGQPQTLGLLELLRVWIKHRITVTRRRSEHRLRAAQSDLHLVEGLLIAVLNIDEVIAVIRSSEDTAAARERLIAVFDLSEAQADYILELRLRRLTKYSQIELEGRREELERTIAELEEILGSPERLRDVVASEMTKVAQQFGTPRRTVLLESDGATSAAAPAALPLEVSDDPTWVLLSGTGLVARTAGGDAPERGGPRRAHDAIISRVAATARGHIGVVTSHGRMIDLDVLTVPALPDTAGAPSLAGGTPIADLISLDSGERVIGLAPLTAAEGDPVLTLATAHGRIKRVNGAYPNKESWEVITLAEGDNVVGCALARDTDQVVLITSDAQLLRFEASLVRPQGRAGQGIAGIRCAEGAQVITLGVVPGDDLAGSLVATIASNAQALPGTEPGSAKVTPLDRFPAKGRGTGGVRAQRFLRGENILAVAAIGPEPLRAITASGQPVELPEVEEKRDASGSALTVPVAAIGS, from the coding sequence ATGCCCAAGAATACGAGCCCCGCGGAACATATCGTCGATATTAACGTGTCGGAGGAGATGCGCACCTCCTTCCTCGAGTACTCCTACTCGGTGATTTACGCGCGCGCCCTCCCCGATGCTCGCGACGGTCTCAAGCCGGTGCAGCGCCGCATCCTCTTCCAGATGGGGCAGATGGGCCTGCGCCCCGACCGCGCCCACGTGAAATCCTCGCGCGTGGTGGGTGACGTGATGGGGCGCCTCCACCCCCACGGTGATACCGCTATTTATGACGCGATGGTGCGCCTCGCCCAGCCTTTTACCATGCGCTTGCCGCTGGTAGACGGGCACGGTAATTTCGGTTCGCTCGACGACGGGCCAGCTGCCTCGCGCTATACCGAGGCACGCCTGGCGGCCCCGGCCATGGCGATGATTTCCTCACTCGACGAGGACGTCGTCGATATGGTCCCCAATTATGACAACACCCTCCAGCAGCCCGAGGTGCTCCCGGCCGCGATTCCGAATCTGCTGGTCAATGGTTCCTCCGGCATCGCGGTGGGGATGGCGACGAATATTCCACCGCATAATCTTATTGAGGTTATTAACGGGGCGAAGCACCTGCTGCGCCACCCGGATGCGAGCCTCGAGGATATTATGCGTTTTATTCCCGGTCCGGACCTGCCCGAAGGCGGCAAAATTATTGGTTTGGACGGTATCCGGGAAGCGTACGAAACCGGGCGCGGTATTTTCCGTACCAGGGCGACGGCGCGCATCGAAAAAATCAGCGCCCGTAAGCGCGGCATTGTTATTACAGAATTGCCCTATCTTGTGGGGCCGGAAAAGATCATTGATAAGCTCAAGGACGCCGTTAACGCCAAGAAAATTCAGGGGGTTTCCGGGGTACAAAACCTGACCGACCGGCACCATGGCATGCGGCTCGTCGTCGAAGTAAAAAATGGTTTCCACCCCGAGGCAGTACTCGCCCAGCTCTACCAACACACTCCGCTCGAAGATTCTTTCGGAATTAATAATGTGGCCTTGGTTGATGGCCAGCCGCAAACCCTGGGGCTGCTGGAACTGCTGCGGGTGTGGATTAAGCACCGCATCACGGTGACGCGCCGGCGCAGTGAGCACCGTTTGCGGGCCGCGCAATCTGATTTGCACCTGGTGGAGGGCTTGCTCATTGCCGTCCTCAATATTGATGAGGTGATCGCGGTTATTCGTTCCTCGGAGGATACCGCGGCGGCCCGCGAGCGGCTCATCGCTGTTTTTGATCTGTCCGAGGCGCAGGCCGATTATATTTTGGAGCTGCGGCTGCGCCGCCTCACGAAATACTCCCAGATTGAACTCGAGGGGCGCCGCGAGGAGCTGGAGCGCACCATCGCGGAGCTGGAAGAAATCCTCGGTTCGCCCGAGCGGCTGCGGGACGTGGTCGCTTCCGAGATGACCAAGGTGGCCCAACAGTTCGGGACCCCGCGGCGCACCGTGCTGTTGGAATCGGACGGGGCGACCAGCGCGGCGGCACCGGCCGCTCTCCCCCTGGAAGTTTCCGATGATCCGACCTGGGTGCTGCTCTCGGGAACCGGGCTGGTGGCGCGCACCGCGGGCGGCGATGCTCCCGAACGCGGCGGCCCGCGCCGGGCCCACGATGCGATTATTTCGCGAGTTGCTGCCACGGCCCGCGGGCATATCGGGGTGGTGACCAGCCACGGGCGCATGATCGACCTGGATGTCCTCACCGTCCCGGCGCTTCCCGATACCGCGGGGGCTCCCTCGCTGGCCGGGGGCACCCCGATAGCGGATCTGATTTCTCTGGATTCCGGGGAACGCGTGATCGGGCTGGCCCCGCTTACCGCCGCTGAGGGCGATCCGGTTCTCACCCTGGCCACCGCGCACGGGCGGATTAAGCGGGTGAACGGTGCGTACCCGAATAAGGAAAGCTGGGAGGTTATTACCCTGGCTGAGGGCGATAACGTGGTGGGCTGCGCGCTGGCCCGCGATACCGATCAGGTGGTTCTTATTACGAGCGATGCGCAATTATTGCGTTTTGAGGCATCACTGGTGCGCCCGCAAGGCCGGGCCGGTCAGGGTATTGCCGGGATTCGCTGCGCGGAGGGCGCCCAGGTGATTACCCTCGGGGTGGTGCCCGGTGACGATCTTGCCGGTTCCCTGGTGGCCACGATTGCCTCGAATGCGCAGGCGCTTCCGGGTACCGAACCGGGCAGCGCCAAGGTGACTCCGCTGGATCGTTTCCCGGCGAAGGGCCGGGGTACGGGCGGGGTGCGTGCTCAGCGTTTCCTGCGCGGGGAAAATATCTTGGCGGTGGCCGCTATTGGCCCGGAGCCACTGCGCGCCATCACGGCCTCCGGCCAGCCCGTTGAGCTACCCGAGGTTGAAGAAAAGCGGGATGCTTCGGGCAGCGCCCTCACGGTCCCGGTGGCGGCTATCGGAAGCTAG
- a CDS encoding DNA gyrase/topoisomerase IV subunit B, producing the protein MSTSEEYSARHLQVLEGLEAVRKRPGMYIGSTDSRGLMHCLWEIIDNGIDEALEGFATHITVTLYADGSVEVTDDGRGVPVDTVPGVGLSGVEVVYTRLHAGGKFGGGSYSASGGLHGVGASVVNALSARMDVKVRRGGKVYQMQFKRGEPGRFQDGAQPSPEAPFEAFTHGSELDTVGKVAKKNTGTSVRYWADPQIFLAEAEFSYDLLTERVRQSAFLVPGLTITIRDERGLAGTPGENGPHEEVFHYEGGVVDFADYLATDPALTATMHLTGSETFTENVQVLDPESGHLRAQEVERTCEVDVALRWGTGYDTITESFVNIIRTPGGGAHQSGFEQGVVKTLRALIDTNSRRLKLTAKDAKIEKDDILAGMTAVVTVRLAEPQFEGQTKEILGTAAVRPIVARVVAAQLHSILASTKRDQKTETSRLLEKIVAEMRARVAARVHKEISRRKNALENSTLPAKLADCRSDDIEHTELFIVEGDSALGTAKLARSSEFQALLPIRGKILNVQRASPADILRNQEVSSIIQVVGAGSGRTFDLAAARYGKIIMMTDADVDGAHIRTLLLTLFFRYMRPLVEAGRVFAAVPPLHRIEVAGRGGKKGSYIYTYSEEELHRELKKLERAGKTYKEPIQRYKGLGEMDAHQLAETTMDPAHRTLRRIRIEDEAALREAESVFEVLMGNEVAPRREFIVEGAEHISYDKIDA; encoded by the coding sequence GTGTCAACTTCCGAAGAATACTCAGCTCGTCATCTCCAAGTCCTCGAAGGTCTGGAAGCCGTGCGCAAACGCCCCGGCATGTACATCGGCTCCACGGATTCACGCGGACTCATGCACTGCCTGTGGGAAATCATCGACAACGGCATCGACGAAGCCCTGGAAGGATTCGCCACCCATATCACCGTCACCCTCTACGCCGACGGCTCGGTTGAGGTAACCGACGACGGTCGCGGCGTCCCCGTGGATACCGTCCCCGGGGTGGGACTTTCCGGCGTGGAAGTTGTGTACACCCGCCTGCACGCCGGCGGAAAATTCGGCGGCGGATCCTATTCCGCTTCCGGCGGCCTCCACGGTGTGGGTGCTTCGGTGGTCAATGCCCTCTCCGCGCGCATGGACGTGAAAGTCCGGCGCGGCGGCAAGGTTTACCAGATGCAATTCAAACGCGGGGAACCCGGGCGTTTCCAGGATGGTGCCCAGCCCTCCCCGGAGGCACCTTTCGAAGCCTTCACCCACGGCAGCGAACTTGACACAGTCGGGAAAGTAGCGAAGAAAAACACTGGAACATCCGTGCGCTACTGGGCTGACCCGCAGATTTTCCTGGCCGAAGCAGAATTCTCCTATGACCTGCTCACCGAACGGGTACGCCAATCCGCCTTCCTGGTGCCCGGCCTGACCATCACCATCCGCGATGAGCGCGGCCTCGCGGGCACCCCGGGGGAGAACGGCCCCCATGAGGAAGTGTTCCACTACGAGGGCGGCGTCGTTGATTTTGCGGACTACCTGGCTACCGATCCGGCCCTGACCGCCACCATGCACCTCACGGGCAGCGAAACTTTCACCGAAAACGTGCAGGTTCTCGATCCGGAAAGCGGGCATTTGCGCGCCCAGGAAGTTGAACGCACCTGTGAGGTGGATGTGGCCCTACGCTGGGGAACCGGGTATGACACCATCACCGAATCCTTCGTTAATATTATTCGCACGCCCGGGGGAGGAGCGCACCAGAGCGGCTTCGAGCAGGGCGTGGTGAAAACCCTGCGCGCCCTTATCGACACTAATTCGCGGCGCCTCAAGCTCACCGCCAAAGATGCCAAAATCGAAAAAGACGATATTTTGGCCGGAATGACCGCAGTTGTCACGGTCCGGCTAGCCGAACCTCAATTCGAGGGGCAAACGAAGGAGATCCTGGGGACGGCGGCAGTGCGCCCCATCGTGGCGCGCGTCGTCGCCGCACAGCTTCACAGCATCCTGGCGTCCACGAAACGCGACCAAAAAACCGAAACCTCGCGGCTCCTCGAAAAAATCGTGGCGGAAATGCGGGCGCGGGTGGCCGCGCGCGTCCATAAGGAAATCTCGCGGCGGAAAAATGCGCTCGAAAATTCCACTCTGCCCGCCAAGCTCGCCGATTGCCGCAGCGATGATATTGAACACACCGAACTTTTTATCGTCGAGGGGGATTCGGCGCTGGGCACCGCGAAGCTGGCGCGTTCTTCGGAATTCCAGGCGCTGCTGCCCATCCGCGGCAAGATCCTCAATGTGCAGCGTGCTTCGCCCGCGGATATTCTGCGCAACCAGGAGGTTTCTTCCATTATTCAGGTGGTGGGGGCCGGTTCCGGGCGCACGTTTGACCTCGCCGCGGCGCGCTACGGGAAAATTATTATGATGACGGATGCGGACGTGGACGGCGCCCATATCCGCACGCTCCTGCTCACGCTGTTCTTCCGCTATATGCGTCCCCTCGTGGAAGCTGGGCGGGTTTTCGCCGCGGTACCGCCGCTGCACCGCATCGAGGTGGCCGGGCGCGGCGGGAAAAAGGGCTCGTATATTTATACCTATTCCGAAGAGGAATTGCATCGGGAACTCAAGAAGCTCGAACGCGCCGGGAAAACCTATAAGGAACCCATCCAGCGCTACAAGGGCCTGGGGGAGATGGACGCGCACCAGCTCGCGGAAACCACCATGGATCCGGCCCACCGCACCCTGCGGCGCATCCGCATCGAGGACGAAGCCGCGCTGCGGGAAGCCGAGTCCGTTTTTGAGGTATTGATGGGCAACGAGGTAGCTCCGCGCCGCGAATTTATTGTCGAGGGCGCCGAGCATATTTCTTACGACAAGATCGATGCCTAA